From the genome of Scytonema hofmannii PCC 7110, one region includes:
- a CDS encoding type II toxin-antitoxin system RelE family toxin has protein sequence MTYEVKFTKGARKMFRKLSQELQDRIQPKIDDLAIEPRPNGVKKLQGEENTYRIRVGDYRVIYDIFDDVLLVKIVDVGHRSKVYKDES, from the coding sequence GTGACTTACGAAGTTAAATTTACCAAGGGTGCTAGAAAAATGTTTAGAAAACTATCTCAAGAATTACAAGACCGCATACAACCCAAAATAGATGACTTGGCAATAGAACCACGTCCCAATGGTGTTAAAAAGTTACAGGGTGAAGAAAACACATATCGAATTAGAGTAGGCGACTATCGAGTTATATACGATATTTTCGATGATGTTTTATTAGTAAAAATTGTAGATGTCGGACATCGTAGCAAAGTTTATAAAGATGAAAGTTAG
- a CDS encoding XisI protein, whose amino-acid sequence MRDELGVLQYYSVNDSQGARTPVSHLFTGVLIFAYPSSIVYGCVLHLDIKGEKIWIHHDGTEIGIADELVKLGVPKSDIVLAFHELLMRQYTGFAVG is encoded by the coding sequence ATGCGAGATGAATTGGGAGTATTGCAATACTACTCGGTTAACGATAGTCAAGGTGCCAGAACCCCGGTTTCGCACTTATTTACCGGGGTTCTAATTTTCGCTTATCCGAGCAGTATTGTGTACGGTTGTGTTTTACATCTAGATATTAAAGGTGAAAAAATTTGGATACACCATGATGGCACGGAAATTGGCATTGCCGATGAGTTGGTAAAGTTGGGAGTTCCAAAATCAGATATTGTTTTAGCATTTCATGAACTTTTGATGAGGCAATATACCGGGTTTGCAGTGGGTTAA
- a CDS encoding AbrB/MazE/SpoVT family DNA-binding domain-containing protein, with protein MNIIIINTNGQIAIPSNIQEQLGLLPGTAIQIEVIGDTLHLRKQPDLSRGAQLIAIMRGKATREQSTDEIMQLTRDNL; from the coding sequence ATGAACATCATAATAATCAACACCAACGGTCAGATCGCTATCCCCTCCAATATTCAAGAACAGCTAGGACTTCTACCAGGAACAGCAATCCAGATTGAAGTCATTGGTGATACTCTTCATTTACGCAAGCAACCCGATCTGAGTCGAGGAGCGCAACTCATTGCTATTATGCGTGGCAAAGCTACGAGAGAACAGAGCACTGATGAAATTATGCAACTTACCCGCGACAACCTATGA
- a CDS encoding glycosyhydrolase, whose product MSNQITVNRPGLILTPGPEGWWDSERVSSPQVMRCPDGTWKMWYYGRDASFDRDINLPTGRCGLAISTDGVCWERVKGPLTMGAVLEPSPDPSRFDSAHVGVSHVKFIDGLYWMWYFGGDHTVIDIGQFKAKGIQMRPGCAISRDGIHWVRLEGPYQGAFLEIGKTGEFDALFCAWSQVLRDDDGTWKMYYHTFNPTVGFLVGLAVSTDGFRWKKVGQILGPGEPGSFDERGIGTRHVLKINSQFVMFYEGVNNSGYHSIGVAISDDGIHWQKGEGEQSGGSVFSHAPKGSGCWDARAVGTLCVVPMDDGSFRMYYIGANEGGHDELSSQHQIGLAVSDGSNFHQWYRYL is encoded by the coding sequence ATGAGCAATCAAATAACAGTTAATCGGCCTGGTTTGATACTCACACCAGGCCCTGAGGGTTGGTGGGACTCGGAACGTGTTTCCTCGCCGCAGGTCATGCGCTGTCCAGATGGGACTTGGAAAATGTGGTACTACGGTCGAGATGCCAGCTTTGACCGAGACATTAACTTACCTACTGGTCGTTGTGGTCTGGCAATTTCCACTGATGGTGTTTGCTGGGAAAGGGTGAAAGGTCCTCTAACTATGGGTGCTGTTCTTGAGCCAAGCCCAGATCCGAGTCGATTTGACTCCGCCCATGTCGGGGTTAGTCATGTAAAATTCATTGATGGTCTTTATTGGATGTGGTACTTCGGTGGTGACCATACAGTCATAGACATAGGGCAATTCAAAGCGAAAGGCATTCAAATGCGTCCTGGGTGCGCGATTTCTCGGGATGGTATTCATTGGGTACGCTTGGAAGGTCCTTACCAAGGGGCATTCCTAGAAATCGGCAAAACGGGAGAGTTTGACGCACTGTTTTGTGCCTGGTCACAAGTTCTGCGTGATGACGATGGGACCTGGAAAATGTATTACCACACATTCAATCCCACAGTAGGATTTCTCGTGGGATTGGCAGTATCCACGGATGGTTTTCGTTGGAAGAAAGTCGGTCAAATTTTAGGACCAGGTGAGCCAGGTAGCTTTGACGAACGGGGCATAGGTACTCGCCATGTACTAAAGATCAACTCTCAATTTGTGATGTTTTACGAAGGTGTCAACAACAGTGGATATCACTCTATTGGTGTTGCCATATCTGATGACGGTATTCATTGGCAAAAAGGAGAAGGCGAGCAATCTGGTGGTTCTGTCTTCAGCCATGCTCCAAAGGGTTCTGGATGTTGGGATGCAAGGGCAGTTGGTACTCTTTGTGTGGTACCGATGGATGATGGGAGTTTCCGTATGTACTACATAGGTGCTAACGAAGGTGGTCATGATGAGCTATCGTCACAGCACCAGATCGGCTTAGCAGTCAGTGACGGTTCTAACTTTCATCAGTGGTACCGCTATCTATAA
- a CDS encoding HypC/HybG/HupF family hydrogenase formation chaperone, whose product MCLGIPGQITEITDIEKKLAVVNIGGVKRQVNIACIVDAQHPVESCVGDWVLVHVGFAMSRVNEQEAAETIQLLEELANFV is encoded by the coding sequence ATGTGTTTGGGAATCCCCGGTCAAATTACAGAAATAACAGATATTGAGAAAAAATTAGCTGTTGTTAATATTGGTGGTGTAAAGCGCCAAGTTAATATTGCTTGTATTGTTGACGCACAGCATCCAGTTGAATCTTGTGTTGGAGATTGGGTACTCGTTCACGTTGGCTTTGCCATGAGTAGAGTTAACGAACAAGAAGCAGCCGAAACAATTCAACTCTTAGAAGAACTTGCAAATTTTGTTTAA
- the hypE gene encoding hydrogenase expression/formation protein HypE gives MNFSSANSGQHSFTPKVQLFRRSVKVTDTHITLAHGSGGTAMRDLIDDIFVKNFDNPILSELEDQASFNLAHLLQQGDRLAFTTDSYVVDPLFFPGGDIGKLAVNGTVNDLAMSGAKPLYLSCSVILEEGLAVETLRRVAESMQVAAKEAGIKIVTGDTKVVHRGAADKLFINTAGIGVIPAGVSISARNLQPGDVVIVNGELGNHGTAILIARGELALDTQIESDCQPLNGLVDTILNVCPDVHAMRDVTRGGLATVLNEFAVSSQVGIRLDEQALPVREEVKGVCEILGLDPLYLANEGKLVVVVRREYAEIVLSAMQSHPAGKDACIIGEVVSSPSGIVLLKTTFGAERIVDMLVGEQLPRIC, from the coding sequence ATGAATTTTTCCTCGGCAAATTCAGGACAGCATTCCTTCACTCCAAAAGTCCAATTGTTTCGCCGCTCAGTTAAAGTGACAGATACTCACATTACCCTCGCACATGGCAGTGGTGGTACAGCTATGCGCGATTTGATTGACGATATTTTTGTTAAAAATTTTGATAATCCTATTCTTTCTGAATTAGAAGATCAAGCGAGTTTCAATTTAGCTCATCTATTACAACAGGGAGATAGACTAGCTTTCACGACAGATTCTTATGTTGTAGATCCTTTGTTTTTTCCTGGTGGCGATATTGGCAAATTGGCTGTCAATGGGACAGTGAATGATTTAGCCATGAGTGGTGCTAAACCCTTGTACCTCAGTTGTAGCGTAATTTTAGAAGAAGGGCTGGCTGTAGAAACTTTACGGCGTGTTGCTGAAAGTATGCAAGTTGCTGCTAAAGAAGCTGGTATAAAAATTGTGACAGGTGATACAAAAGTTGTACATCGTGGTGCTGCAGATAAATTGTTTATTAATACTGCTGGTATTGGTGTGATTCCAGCAGGAGTTAGTATCTCAGCCCGTAATCTTCAACCAGGAGATGTGGTTATTGTCAATGGTGAATTGGGCAATCATGGCACAGCAATTTTAATCGCTCGTGGAGAATTAGCGTTAGACACTCAGATTGAAAGTGATTGTCAGCCCTTAAATGGTTTAGTTGATACTATTTTGAATGTGTGTCCTGATGTTCATGCCATGCGAGACGTAACGCGAGGTGGTTTAGCCACAGTGTTAAATGAATTTGCTGTCAGTTCGCAAGTGGGAATTCGTCTTGATGAGCAAGCTTTACCAGTTCGAGAAGAAGTCAAGGGTGTTTGTGAAATTCTGGGTTTAGACCCATTGTATCTAGCAAATGAAGGTAAATTAGTGGTAGTTGTAAGACGTGAGTATGCAGAAATAGTGTTATCTGCTATGCAGTCTCACCCAGCAGGTAAAGATGCTTGTATAATTGGCGAAGTGGTTTCTTCACCTTCAGGCATTGTCTTGTTAAAAACTACTTTTGGTGCTGAACGCATTGTTGATATGCTTGTTGGCGAGCAGTTGCCAAGGATTTGTTGA
- a CDS encoding GAF domain-containing sensor histidine kinase, with product MSINSSESTVELTQMPSAVRQRVPNPDKKNSSQHFTPRIHDSVVQYQTQRESLLEAIAQRICQSEDLKTILNQTVRELRRFLGCDRILIYQLEPNMSGVIAVEANVTSSSSLLGTTIADPCFAEKYAERYKRRCIQVIEDIHAAGLAPCYIDLLDSMEVRASIVVPILFKQKLWGLLTAQQSHRPRQWQQTEIDLLKQVTTHLEIAVQQAELQQQVENLKVQLELQKQESEKLEHLKQEFLRTLSHELKTPITSIHLAVQTMESVLKQEGLFEVDMIPQLLHILHKECRRESKLINDLLSLTYLEAKIEPLTLIPIDLQTWLPAIVEPFRELASCQQQQLNLNIANDIPLLETEIADLERILTELLNNACKFTPTGGTIMVSAFKMADTVVVSVSNSGVEIAALEQLRIFDPFYRIPNDDPWKYSGTGLGLALVQKLAKHMGAFIDVESTSHQTTFTLRFPYYDERDIPGNINFNSKSHH from the coding sequence ATGAGTATCAATTCATCAGAATCAACTGTAGAGTTAACACAAATGCCATCAGCAGTCCGTCAACGAGTCCCAAATCCAGACAAAAAAAACAGCAGTCAGCATTTTACACCAAGAATTCACGATTCGGTTGTGCAATATCAAACTCAGAGGGAGTCCTTGCTAGAAGCGATCGCACAACGCATTTGTCAATCTGAGGATTTGAAGACTATTCTCAATCAGACGGTAAGAGAACTGAGACGGTTTTTGGGATGTGATCGCATACTCATTTACCAATTGGAACCAAATATGAGTGGCGTTATAGCCGTGGAAGCAAATGTCACTTCTAGTAGTTCGCTGCTAGGAACAACGATCGCAGATCCTTGCTTTGCGGAAAAATATGCAGAACGATACAAACGACGTTGTATTCAAGTTATAGAAGACATACATGCAGCAGGGTTAGCGCCTTGCTACATCGATCTACTGGATTCAATGGAAGTAAGAGCCAGTATAGTTGTTCCGATTCTATTTAAGCAAAAATTATGGGGATTGCTAACGGCTCAACAAAGCCACAGACCCCGTCAATGGCAACAAACAGAGATAGACTTGCTCAAACAAGTCACAACGCACTTAGAAATTGCTGTCCAACAAGCGGAATTGCAACAGCAAGTAGAGAACTTAAAAGTTCAGCTTGAATTGCAAAAGCAAGAATCAGAAAAACTAGAACATTTAAAACAAGAATTTCTCAGAACACTTTCTCATGAACTGAAAACACCAATCACCAGTATTCATCTTGCAGTACAAACTATGGAAAGTGTTCTCAAGCAAGAAGGACTGTTTGAGGTAGACATGATTCCCCAACTGTTACATATCCTTCATAAAGAGTGTCGGCGAGAAAGTAAGTTAATTAACGATTTGTTATCGCTGACATATCTAGAAGCAAAAATCGAGCCTTTGACTTTAATTCCTATCGATCTACAAACTTGGCTTCCTGCGATCGTTGAGCCGTTCCGAGAACTTGCAAGCTGCCAGCAACAGCAGTTAAATCTGAATATAGCTAACGATATTCCTTTATTGGAAACAGAAATCGCGGATTTGGAACGTATTCTTACAGAACTCTTAAACAATGCTTGCAAATTCACTCCTACAGGCGGAACAATTATGGTTTCTGCTTTTAAGATGGCAGATACAGTAGTTGTCAGTGTCAGTAATTCCGGAGTAGAAATTGCAGCCCTTGAGCAACTGCGAATTTTTGACCCCTTCTATCGCATTCCCAATGACGATCCTTGGAAATATAGTGGAACGGGATTGGGACTGGCTTTAGTGCAAAAACTAGCGAAGCATATGGGAGCATTCATTGATGTAGAGAGCACATCACATCAAACGACTTTTACGTTGAGATTTCCGTACTATGATGAGAGAGATATACCAGGCAATATAAACTTCAATTCTAAGTCTCATCACTAG
- the hypD gene encoding hydrogenase formation protein HypD, which translates to MKYVDEFREPKKALSLLKEIEKLSRKLKKPIKIMEICGGHTHSIFKYGIEDILPETIELIHGPGCPVCVMPKGRLDDAIAISQNPNVILATFGDTMRVPGSKLSLLQAKAQGADIRMVYSPLDSLQIARENPNKEIVFFALGFETTAPSTALTLLQAATEEINNFSMFCNHVLVIPALSALLDNPDLQLDGFIGPGHVSMVIGTDPYQFICQEYDQPIVISGFEPLDIFQSVWMLLRQILENRCEVENQYNRLVEKTGNHVAIAAMNKVFEVRENFEWRGLGDIPYSGLKIRSDYAKFDAELKFSVPNLKVADHKACQCGEILKGVLKPWQCKVFGTACTPETPIGTCMVSSEGACAAYYQYSRFSKMPGKV; encoded by the coding sequence ATGAAATACGTTGACGAATTTCGAGAACCGAAAAAAGCTTTATCTCTACTCAAAGAAATTGAAAAATTATCGCGAAAGCTAAAAAAGCCTATCAAGATTATGGAAATCTGTGGCGGGCATACTCATTCTATTTTTAAATATGGTATTGAGGACATCTTACCTGAGACTATTGAATTAATTCACGGTCCCGGTTGTCCTGTTTGCGTAATGCCAAAGGGAAGGCTAGATGATGCTATTGCTATAAGTCAAAATCCCAATGTTATTTTAGCAACCTTTGGGGACACAATGCGAGTTCCCGGTTCAAAACTGAGTCTGTTACAAGCCAAAGCACAAGGCGCGGATATCCGCATGGTTTATTCGCCATTAGACAGCTTGCAAATTGCGAGGGAAAACCCCAATAAAGAGATTGTTTTTTTTGCTTTAGGCTTTGAAACAACTGCCCCCAGTACAGCTTTAACTCTCTTGCAAGCAGCAACTGAAGAAATTAATAACTTTAGTATGTTTTGCAATCACGTCCTTGTGATTCCTGCTCTTAGCGCATTATTAGATAATCCAGATTTACAACTTGATGGTTTTATCGGTCCGGGTCATGTCAGTATGGTTATTGGTACTGACCCTTATCAGTTTATTTGTCAAGAGTATGATCAACCGATTGTTATTTCCGGATTTGAACCGTTAGACATTTTTCAATCAGTTTGGATGCTGTTGCGACAAATATTAGAAAATCGTTGTGAAGTAGAAAATCAATATAATCGATTGGTAGAAAAAACAGGGAATCATGTAGCGATCGCAGCGATGAACAAAGTTTTTGAAGTGCGAGAAAATTTTGAGTGGCGTGGGTTAGGGGATATACCTTATTCTGGCTTAAAAATTCGTTCTGACTATGCTAAATTTGATGCAGAATTAAAATTTTCTGTCCCCAATCTTAAAGTTGCTGACCATAAAGCTTGTCAGTGTGGAGAAATCCTTAAAGGAGTTTTAAAACCTTGGCAATGTAAAGTATTTGGTACCGCTTGCACTCCAGAAACACCTATCGGGACTTGTATGGTGTCTTCAGAAGGTGCTTGTGCGGCGTATTATCAGTATAGTCGCTTTTCAAAGATGCCTGGGAAAGTATAA
- a CDS encoding glycoside hydrolase family 10 protein has translation MYRFLHHKFNYFILLGLILSLFIFSSPSISISFQNENYSHQEEMRGVWLTNVSSGVLFVPWGINRALNQLSALKFNTVYPVVWNRGHTFYKSQLLKKEIGIETQPLLGIIHGGRDILATIANLASQKKLRVIPWFEYGLMLPSQSELAIHHPDWLTTQLSGAELIDDTLHNVQTSTPKPSFWQQFISTSTIRKQVWLNPLHPEVKEFIKGLILEVVTNYDIDGIQLDDHFGMPVKLGYDFFTINLYQQEHQGKKPPSDPFDSEWMRWRSDKITSFMQEIVRAVRAVKPNIKISLSPNSQRFSYKHYLQDWDTWVKKGLVDELVLQVYRSDKNSFLAELSQPEVQNARLTIPVSVGILTGIWTNPVNIQQVTEQVKVVREQNFNGVSFFYWESLWSYMTPDSPRQRRNAFLEIFPATEKKIQED, from the coding sequence ATGTACCGTTTTCTTCACCACAAGTTCAATTATTTTATTCTTTTAGGGTTAATCCTGAGTCTATTCATTTTCTCTTCACCTTCTATCTCAATTTCTTTTCAGAATGAAAATTATTCGCATCAAGAAGAAATGAGAGGAGTTTGGTTAACTAATGTTAGTAGCGGTGTCTTGTTTGTTCCTTGGGGTATCAACCGTGCTTTAAACCAACTCTCAGCACTTAAGTTTAATACGGTTTATCCTGTTGTTTGGAATAGGGGACACACTTTTTATAAAAGTCAGCTTCTCAAAAAAGAGATAGGGATAGAAACACAACCTTTACTAGGGATAATCCATGGTGGTAGAGATATTTTAGCAACGATTGCGAACCTTGCCTCTCAAAAAAAGTTACGTGTTATTCCCTGGTTTGAGTACGGGTTGATGTTACCTTCTCAATCGGAACTAGCAATACATCATCCTGATTGGCTAACAACACAACTCTCTGGTGCTGAATTAATAGATGACACTCTCCATAACGTACAAACAAGTACACCAAAACCATCTTTTTGGCAACAGTTCATCAGTACAAGTACAATCAGAAAGCAAGTTTGGTTAAATCCCCTTCATCCAGAAGTCAAAGAGTTTATCAAAGGGTTAATTTTAGAAGTCGTTACAAATTATGATATAGATGGAATTCAACTTGATGACCATTTTGGTATGCCAGTCAAGTTAGGTTATGATTTCTTCACTATCAACCTTTATCAGCAAGAACATCAAGGCAAAAAACCACCATCCGATCCTTTTGACTCAGAGTGGATGCGCTGGCGTTCTGATAAGATAACCAGTTTCATGCAAGAAATTGTTCGCGCTGTCAGAGCAGTTAAACCCAACATTAAGATATCATTGTCTCCTAATTCACAAAGATTTTCGTATAAACACTATTTACAAGATTGGGATACTTGGGTAAAAAAAGGTTTGGTAGATGAGTTGGTTTTACAAGTGTATCGCAGTGACAAAAACAGTTTTTTGGCTGAACTCTCACAACCAGAAGTGCAAAATGCTCGCCTCACAATTCCAGTGAGTGTCGGGATATTAACCGGAATTTGGACTAATCCAGTTAATATCCAGCAAGTTACAGAACAGGTTAAAGTTGTGCGAGAGCAAAACTTTAATGGGGTTTCCTTTTTTTACTGGGAAAGTTTGTGGAGTTATATGACTCCAGACTCTCCAAGACAGCGCCGCAACGCTTTTTTGGAAATATTTCCCGCCACAGAAAAGAAAATTCAGGAGGATTAG
- a CDS encoding PIN domain-containing protein gives MNKNLVLLDSGPLGWIIHGTSKKERVIRCQQWFRKILSCSIVYIPEITDYEVRRELIHQKLEKSIERLDKLKSLENIRYAPITTEIMLKAAGLWGWARSTGQQTAGEEALDGDVILSATAIIMSQNEGTTVIIATTNVGHLQRYHTDTKHWEDKFWFV, from the coding sequence ATGAATAAAAACCTTGTTCTTTTAGATTCTGGACCACTTGGTTGGATAATACATGGTACTAGTAAGAAAGAAAGAGTGATTAGATGCCAACAATGGTTCAGAAAGATATTAAGCTGTTCTATAGTTTATATTCCTGAAATAACAGATTATGAAGTTCGTAGAGAATTAATTCATCAGAAATTAGAAAAAAGCATAGAAAGATTAGATAAACTTAAAAGTCTTGAGAATATAAGATATGCGCCCATAACAACAGAAATAATGCTCAAAGCCGCAGGATTATGGGGATGGGCACGCAGTACAGGTCAGCAAACCGCAGGAGAAGAAGCACTTGACGGAGATGTCATCCTAAGTGCAACAGCAATAATTATGTCTCAGAATGAAGGGACAACAGTAATAATTGCAACTACTAATGTAGGTCATCTACAAAGGTATCATACAGACACAAAACATTGGGAAGATAAATTTTGGTTTGTATAA
- a CDS encoding type II toxin-antitoxin system HicA family toxin yields MPKKIRELKQMLRQLGFTELPGKGSHTNWIHPFYVGKLTVSGKDSSDAKFYQEKDVQQAIKEVKEKQQEQQEDE; encoded by the coding sequence ATGCCCAAGAAAATCAGGGAGTTAAAACAGATGCTACGCCAATTAGGTTTTACTGAACTCCCAGGTAAAGGAAGCCACACTAACTGGATACATCCTTTCTATGTCGGAAAACTCACGGTTTCAGGCAAAGACAGTTCGGACGCTAAATTTTATCAAGAAAAGGATGTGCAGCAAGCTATAAAAGAAGTAAAGGAGAAACAACAGGAGCAGCAGGAAGATGAGTAA
- a CDS encoding type II toxin-antitoxin system HicB family antitoxin, translating to MSNLKYQMLIQWSEEDNCFLVGFPDFLGQPWRTHGDSYEEAVTNGIEALESLIMAYEATGEKLPEPTVNKTAISA from the coding sequence ATGAGTAACTTGAAGTACCAGATGCTAATTCAATGGTCAGAAGAAGATAATTGCTTTTTGGTAGGATTTCCTGATTTTCTCGGACAGCCTTGGCGGACTCATGGCGATAGTTATGAGGAAGCTGTCACAAATGGCATTGAAGCTTTAGAGTCTCTAATTATGGCTTATGAGGCAACAGGTGAAAAGCTTCCGGAACCAACGGTTAACAAAACAGCGATTAGTGCGTAG
- a CDS encoding FAD-dependent monooxygenase, which translates to MSDNQGFADRNSQPLRVIISGGSMDGLCAGLALRRIGCHVRIFEQLPNVLQNWGAGLVVQLEMARFLSEHGVAAKEAVGVLSEKQQFLSIDGSIIWEEATPQVMISWDMLYHQLRKGFPNEFYHQGNQVVGFEQSDNCVKVCLEDGQEEECDLLIEANGAGSTIRQQLLPDAIPHYAGYVAWRGMINESVPLPEVAEFLAHNFTFYNGPSMQAICYLVPGLNGELEVGKRRFNWLWYFGVPAEELPEVMSDDQDVIQKFFLPQAEVTEKVMQQRSVEAKRFLPEVFQHLFELTEKPLIQPIYDLLVPRMAFGRVCLIGDAAFLIRPHTDAGTSKAVTNAVELAQELQEARGDVVEALKSWEMTQLALGNYLRVLGVTLGNRLGLSNYSSVVLRHP; encoded by the coding sequence ATGTCAGATAATCAGGGCTTTGCAGATCGAAATTCTCAACCTTTGCGCGTCATTATATCTGGTGGTTCGATGGACGGTCTGTGTGCGGGGTTGGCACTGCGCCGCATTGGCTGTCATGTGAGAATTTTTGAACAATTGCCTAATGTTTTGCAAAATTGGGGTGCTGGTCTTGTTGTCCAATTGGAAATGGCTCGCTTTCTCTCCGAACATGGTGTTGCTGCAAAAGAAGCAGTAGGTGTTCTGTCTGAGAAGCAACAGTTTCTATCAATTGATGGCAGCATAATTTGGGAAGAAGCAACACCACAAGTCATGATTTCCTGGGATATGCTCTATCATCAACTCAGGAAAGGTTTCCCAAATGAGTTTTACCATCAAGGAAACCAAGTTGTTGGTTTTGAGCAGAGTGACAACTGCGTAAAGGTGTGCTTGGAAGATGGGCAAGAAGAGGAGTGCGATCTACTGATTGAGGCTAACGGTGCAGGTTCTACAATACGTCAGCAACTGCTACCAGATGCCATTCCTCATTATGCAGGGTATGTTGCATGGCGAGGAATGATCAATGAAAGCGTTCCTTTGCCTGAAGTTGCAGAATTTTTGGCTCACAACTTCACATTCTATAACGGACCTAGTATGCAAGCAATTTGTTATTTGGTACCGGGACTAAATGGGGAACTAGAGGTCGGAAAGCGCCGATTTAACTGGCTTTGGTACTTTGGTGTTCCTGCAGAAGAATTACCGGAAGTGATGAGCGATGACCAAGATGTTATACAAAAATTTTTTTTGCCTCAAGCAGAAGTCACAGAAAAAGTCATGCAACAGCGCAGTGTAGAAGCAAAGAGGTTTTTACCAGAAGTCTTTCAGCATTTGTTTGAATTGACAGAAAAACCTTTGATTCAGCCAATCTACGATCTGTTAGTACCCCGTATGGCTTTCGGACGAGTGTGTTTAATCGGTGATGCGGCATTTCTTATCCGTCCTCATACAGATGCTGGTACTTCCAAAGCTGTTACAAATGCTGTCGAACTTGCACAAGAGTTACAGGAAGCTCGCGGAGATGTGGTAGAAGCCCTTAAAAGTTGGGAAATGACTCAACTTGCTTTAGGGAATTACTTGAGAGTTTTGGGAGTTACTTTGGGCAACCGCTTGGGGCTTTCTAACTATTCCTCAGTTGTCCTTCGTCATCCCTAA
- a CDS encoding hydrogenase small subunit, with the protein MTNLLWLQGGACSGNTMSFLNAEEPTVCDLITDFGINILWHPSLGVELGTNLQTMLWQCLLGKISIDILVFEGTVINAPDGTGEWNRFASRPMKDWLNDLSQVAKYVVAVGDCACWGGIPAMAPNPSESTGLQFLKRQEGGFLGKDFRAKSGLPVINIPGCPAHPDWITQILVAIATNRIGDIVLDELHRPQTFFNTYTQTGCTRNIHFAYKASTTEFGQRKGCLFYDLGCRGPMTHSSCNRILWNRVSSKTRAGMPCLGCTEPEFPFYDLKPGTVFKTQTVMGVPKDLPTGVNKKDYALLTLVSKDTMPAWAEDDFFTI; encoded by the coding sequence ATGACCAACTTATTATGGCTGCAAGGTGGTGCTTGTTCGGGCAACACTATGTCATTTCTCAATGCTGAAGAACCTACAGTCTGCGACCTCATCACTGACTTTGGTATTAACATACTTTGGCATCCATCTCTAGGTGTAGAACTAGGTACAAACTTGCAAACAATGCTGTGGCAATGTCTTTTGGGAAAAATTTCCATAGACATTCTCGTTTTTGAAGGCACAGTGATTAATGCACCTGATGGCACTGGGGAGTGGAACCGTTTTGCCTCGCGCCCCATGAAAGACTGGTTAAACGACTTATCACAAGTTGCCAAGTATGTTGTAGCAGTGGGAGACTGCGCCTGTTGGGGAGGAATACCCGCAATGGCACCCAATCCCAGCGAATCTACAGGATTGCAATTTCTCAAACGTCAAGAAGGAGGATTTTTAGGTAAAGACTTCCGAGCAAAATCGGGATTACCTGTCATTAATATTCCCGGATGTCCAGCCCATCCTGATTGGATAACTCAAATATTAGTTGCGATCGCCACAAATCGAATTGGTGATATAGTTCTAGACGAACTGCATCGTCCTCAAACCTTCTTCAACACTTATACCCAAACAGGCTGCACCCGCAATATCCACTTTGCTTACAAAGCATCAACCACAGAATTTGGTCAACGAAAAGGATGCTTGTTTTACGACTTAGGATGTCGCGGACCTATGACCCACTCTTCGTGCAACCGTATTTTATGGAATCGAGTCTCCTCCAAAACCCGTGCGGGAATGCCATGTTTAGGTTGTACTGAACCAGAATTCCCATTCTACGACCTCAAGCCAGGAACAGTATTTAAGACACAAACCGTGATGGGAGTTCCTAAAGACTTACCGACAGGAGTAAACAAGAAAGACTACGCCCTACTCACACTTGTTTCCAAAGACACTATGCCAGCATGGGCAGAAGATGATTTTTTTACAATTTAG